The following nucleotide sequence is from Acinetobacter equi.
ATAAATCAGGGTGATCCTCTAAACCTGCAGCAACTTGTTGGGACTCTCCAGTATCTCCTGCAAAACTTGAGCTCAATAGTTGATGAAATTCTTGCTCTGTGCATAATTGATATTGAGCAGGATGCCCTAAGTATCTTCTCGCTTCTTGTAAGGCTACAAGTGGAGTTGTCTCTTTTCGGACAATAAATGCTTGATCACCCTCATAACGAAGTAGAACACCATGTCTTTTTGCAAAACTATAAGGTATTTGTAAGTTTTTCAGTACTTGCATCAGAGATTTATAATAATGATAAAAATTTGATTTGAGTGTACTCTAAAGTTTGTGACTGCGTGAAGACTGTTTTACATTTTACTAGATAAAAGGAATGATTAGTTGTCTGATAAAATTAATTATGTTGAACCAAGCCTTTCCAAAATTAAATGGTGGGGTGAACAAGAATTTGAATTAAACAAACCTCGTGCTTGGCAATTTGGTTCTTTACTCTTTCGTATTACACGCAGTACACAAGAATGGCGTTTAGAATATTATCGACCACAATTACAATATGATTACGAACAGCAATGGCATAGCATTGATGATCCTGAGTTTGCATTTCCGCAACCATTAAAAATTGAACGTTATATGTTCAAAACAACACAAAATAAATTACAACTTATGCCACGTTTAGCAGATCGTTCAGTTGTAATTAAGCCTGTTGATCCTATTTATATTCCAGCAGGTCAAAGAGGTACTCTTTATATTAGTACCCCCCTTTGGTTAGCAGGTATGGTGAAGGGACAAAAAGAACCAATTTTTGATATTCCTGTTATTTTGCCTAAAGATACTTGGTTTGGTCCGAATCATCGTACAGGTGAAATTTGCTATGCTACCTCAGTTGATGGTCGAACAGAATTACGACAACTTTCACAACGCGCTTTTCGTGCAGTAACTCCAATTGAATTCCACAATACAAGTCATCATCAACTTCGATTTGATCGTATGAACGTACCCGTCCCCGCACTACCTCTATTTTACAGTGCGAGTACAGGTCGTCTTTGGACATCTCAAATTAAAGTCGTACATGAGGGTTCTGATCGCCCACCGCGTATTCGAATTGAAAACCGCACTCCTCCTCTAGCAGGAGATGTAACTTATCTTCATCCCCCACGAGAGCCAGCAAATGCGCTCTTCAATATGTTCGATTCATTTTTCTAATGGGGATATAAATGGCCGATGTAAATGTTTCTAAGGAATTTATAAGCACATTAAAAAGTGTTTTTACCAATATTAATACCGACAGACTTACAGAACTTTTAGTTGCTATTGTTTTATGTGCGATTGGCTATGTAGCCGCTCGCTTTATTTCAAATACGTTTATTCGAACTGTCGGTGCACGTTTTAATGCTCATCAACGTCTAATTTGGCGTCGTGGTATTTTCTATTTTATTTTTATTTTATTTGTAATGACCAGCCTAAAAGAAGCTGGATTTAAACTCAGTATTTTCTTAGGTGCAGCAGGTATTCTAACTGTTGCAATTGGTTTTGCATCACAGACATCAGCATCCAACTTAATTAGTGGTATTTTTCTCATTGGTGAAGGTTCATTTGAAGTTGGTGATACTATTCAAATCACCCTAATTCGCGGCCATACAGTGGAAGGTGAAGTGATTTCTATTGATTTACTTTCCGTAAAACTACTTACTCAAGATAATATTTATGTCCGTTTACCCAATGAACAACTGATTCGAGCCCCTGTACACAATCTTTCTAAATTTCCAATACGGCGTATTCCAATTACATTAGCTATTAATTTCCACGAAGATATTATTAAAGTACGTGAAGTTTTACTTGATGTTGCAAATAAATATCCATTGGTACTGTCTGATCCAAAACCAGCAGTAACCGTAACAGCATTTAGAGAATCATCTATTGAATTATTATTTGCAATTTGGTGCCAACAAGAAAACTTTTTAAAAGTTAGAGATGAAATGCAGGAACGTATTCGAAATGGATTTGTAGAAAATCAAATTGAAATTCCTGTTCCAAAAATGGGGTTCGTAGATCATCCTCTTTCTGCTTTAACGAATGAAGAAATTGATCAATATGCTAATCAAAAAGAAATCAAGCGCGAACCTAAACGTGATTAACTTTTGATTGGGTTTAAAAAAGCGACTTCTATTTAAGCCGCTTTTTTATTTTATTTTTCATTGGGCATAGGAGCAATATAGGCAATCAGTAGCATGATTAATCCAGCACCCAAAAATGAAATGACTCGACTTAATGTTCCAATATTAGACAAATCTAAAAGTACCAATTTAAAAGTCACAATGACTAAAATACTACTTCCCAATAGCCATAACATTTTTATATTTTTCTTCGTTGCTATACTCATGGCAATAAATGCCAAAATCACCCATAACAAAGTCAAACTT
It contains:
- a CDS encoding mechanosensitive ion channel family protein codes for the protein MADVNVSKEFISTLKSVFTNINTDRLTELLVAIVLCAIGYVAARFISNTFIRTVGARFNAHQRLIWRRGIFYFIFILFVMTSLKEAGFKLSIFLGAAGILTVAIGFASQTSASNLISGIFLIGEGSFEVGDTIQITLIRGHTVEGEVISIDLLSVKLLTQDNIYVRLPNEQLIRAPVHNLSKFPIRRIPITLAINFHEDIIKVREVLLDVANKYPLVLSDPKPAVTVTAFRESSIELLFAIWCQQENFLKVRDEMQERIRNGFVENQIEIPVPKMGFVDHPLSALTNEEIDQYANQKEIKREPKRD